The Dehalococcoidales bacterium DNA window AGAAAAGTAAATAACATAGTTTAAATAACCAAAAACAATATTTTACATATTGTTTTTTTATGGTAAAAGTAATTGCACTTTTAATTGTTTTATTGTATAATTAAAAAGGTTTGGAGGGATTTTTATGATGATTGACTTAACTAAATTAATAAACAATTATGAAAAAGAAATTGATGTCAATGAAACTATAACCTTCGATCAAGAATATTTATCAACCACTGATATTAGAAGTATAAAACCAGTAGCAGTTACCGGAACCATTACTAAAAGCGATGGTGAATTCTTCAACCTTAATTTAAAAATCAAAGGTGAAATGACTCTCCCTTGTTCAATTACTTTAGCTGATGTAATATTGCCCTTTGATATTAATTACGAAAGTGATATTACTGATGAGAATGAAAATTTAAAA harbors:
- a CDS encoding YceD family protein; amino-acid sequence: MMIDLTKLINNYEKEIDVNETITFDQEYLSTTDIRSIKPVAVTGTITKSDGEFFNLNLKIKGEMTLPCSITLADVILPFDINYESDITDENENLKIMGNNLDIIPIVWENIVTEIPIKVVAPNAKPIKKGEGWQILTEDDENKPLSELKDLLKEKEDE